One Lepisosteus oculatus isolate fLepOcu1 chromosome 4, fLepOcu1.hap2, whole genome shotgun sequence genomic window, TTCTGTTCTTGCGTTCTTTGCGCTGTTTCCTTGAAGTCTTCTTCTTCTCGTAAAGACCATGCTATGAAGAAaatcagggagagagacagagagcaaTTACTGGAGGCACTCAGAAACTTTCAGGAACTGCCCAAGTCACCAGCTGGGTAACTGATTTGCTGTAAGGTCATTTCGTCTCACCAGCACACATTCTGCCCTCcacatttcagaaaagtttGAACTCTAGATGTTTGGGTTGCATTTCTAAGAACTCCATTACCAATAAACCAAGGTTATGGCCAAAAATAGACTTTTTCCTAAgttcataaaaataaacaatttaccTTAAGTTTACAACTTTTGCCATCATCTGCATTGTTATGACGGCAATACACAGGTCAAAGCACATAAAAGCacgcagctacagtacaaatgCATTTTGACTACAGGAAACATGCTTCTGCGTGCTACACAATCTTTTAATTCCACTGCTCAAGCTGCCTTCTACAAGCAAAGGTATTGCGACAATCCAAACAATTCACAATCCAAACAATTAAGGCACAAACCTGTAAATGGAACCGATTTGGAAGGCCAACTTCCAGATTCATTTCAACGTTTGAAATGGGGAGAGTGCCAGAGCATTTGCAGAGTTACTGAAGACCCGAATGAATCAGCCCACAGTATACGCTCATTTCTCTCAGTGGCCTCCCGATGAGTAGGACTAGTACACTGTCTGCACACAAGGCCATGCGCCACCCAGGAGCGGGTACACTGCTCCGGGAACCGCAGTGCCGCTCAGCACTCAAGACCCCTCACTTACTCTGGCCAGTCTGTGCTTGGGCTCGTTCTTCTTGGCGTAGTCGAGAGAGTCGTAGACCATGGCGAAACCCGTTGTCTTGCCGCCACCAAACTGAGTCCTGAAGCCGAATACGAACACCACGTCGGGGGTGGTCTTGTACATCTTGGCGAGCTTCTCCCTGATCTCGGTCTTGGGAACAGTTGCCTTGCCGGGGTGCAGGACATCGACAACCTGTGAATAACAACCGGCCAGCAGTTACCTGACAAGCGGACCCATCCGGGCCGACGGCCGGGTCTTCTCCACCACTTGTTCAGACtcaagtttaaaagaaaaactgtgaaaAGACCTGAAAAGAAAACCCAACCTGAAGGACGCAGGCCAGGCCACAAACATCACTTTCCCTCTTCTTAAAACCTTTGTAACTGAGAACAAATTTCCATCTGCAATGACAGCCTGAAGAAGCCCTTCATACAGCACTAGATTTTACCAGCGTATCCCGAGTGCAGAATCTTGCTGAACAGTACAACAGCAGCGCTCCagcagggactcgaacccacaactcTCCCCAGTGGTCACCAAATAATTCCCACAGCCAAATCCTGGATATTCCACACATCCGAACTTACCATCTGCTTCCTCTGAAGCAAGCGGTTTGTCATGAACTTCCTGGTTCTGATGGTCACGGTGTCGTTCTGGAAGACAGGACAGTGATACAGCGCATCAGTCTCGCAGTGACTTTCCAGACACGCTCAATTAAATACAGACAAGTCCGCTAGCTCAGGTGCTCTACGTCTAAATTCGAAATAGTTTACCTACATATAACATCAGAACTTTAAGAtggcttttgttgttttgtaatctcaagataaaacacaacagTCAGTCTTAAACTTCACGAAATGAAACGTGACATTTTCATTTGAACTACGCGGGATAAGTGTTCTAAAACGTCTTAATTTAATCGACACAAAATTATCCAAAATGTTCTGGATACTGTAAGCCTAGGATAGACAATGTGACAAATTTGTTGGCACTGCTAAAGCTTTTAATTTTATCAATTCGACTTTTTACGTAAATTTAcgtaaatactttttaaaactagaCACAATAGTTTATCCGAGGGACAGTTTCAATATCAGGGCCCAGAAAATTACACTGACAAGCATTTAACACTTCGGGCAATTCAAATCAGCAACAGTATGAAGATCGATACATTTACATCACATtataaaagaaaggaaaataaataccaCAAACGTGAGTCTGCAGCCTACTGCTCTACTTATGAATATACTGGTTATACTAGTATTTACTTTTCAGCTAACAATATCGCTTTAGTCTGTCTTTGCAAAATTAACTCAGGTGTTAAGTGAGACCAGGCCACAGGCTGTATCTGGGGGGTACTTTCAAGAaattaagtgtttaaaatgatCCATGAGTCA contains:
- the rps24 gene encoding small ribosomal subunit protein eS24 isoform X1 → MNDTVTIRTRKFMTNRLLQRKQMVVDVLHPGKATVPKTEIREKLAKMYKTTPDVVFVFGFRTQFGGGKTTGFAMVYDSLDYAKKNEPKHRLARHGLYEKKKTSRKQRKERKNRMKKVRGTAKANVGAAGKKK
- the rps24 gene encoding small ribosomal subunit protein eS24 isoform X2; translated protein: MNDTVTIRTRKFMTNRLLQRKQMVVDVLHPGKATVPKTEIREKLAKMYKTTPDVVFVFGFRTQFGGGKTTGFAMVYDSLDYAKKNEPKHRLARHGLYEKKKTSRKQRKERKNRMKKVRGTAKANVGAAGKK